In the Clostridium sp. 'White wine YQ' genome, TTTATAATGATCCCCGTATAACCATGCTTCAGTAATATTATTAAATTTTTTATTTTCATATATTTCTTTTGGATTTACATGGCAATGGTAATCAATAATAGGCATTTCTTTTGCGTAGTTATGATATAAATCTATTGCTGTTGAATTAGATAATAAAAAGTTTTCATCCATAAATTTTTTCAAATTATCACCCTACTTTCAAACATTTTTTTAACCAATAGCTAGCATCTGTAACAGTCCCTCTTCTTCAACTGAAAAGTTATACTTTATACTCCTGAATATGCACTAAACCCACCATCTACAGGAATTACAACGCCTGTAACAAAGCTGGCTGCTGGTTTTGAAAGTAAGAATAATAATGTTCCTACAAGTTCTTCACTTTCACCAAATCGTCCCATTGGAGTACTATTTAAAATTTTAGCTGTTCTTTCAGTAGGTTCACCATCTTCATTAAATAATAAATCTCGATTTTGTTTAGTTACAAAGAATCCTGGTGCAATAGCATTTACACGGATACCTGACTTAGCGAAATGAACTGCAAGCCATTGTGTAAAATTACTTATTGCCGCCTTAGCTCCTGAGTAAGCAGGAATTTTTGTAAGTGGAGTAAATGCATTCATTGATGAAATATTTATAATGCTTGTATCTTCCTTACCTAACATATCCTGAGCAAAAACTTGTGTAGGTATTAATGTTCCAAGGAAGTTTAAGTTAAATACAAATTCAACACCCTTAGGATCCAAGTTGAAGAATGTAGTAATATCACTCTTATTTATATCTCCTTCAAAATAATATTCATTAGTTGTTGTTGCTCTAGGATTATTTCCACCTGCACCATTGATTAAAATATCACAAGTTCCAAAGTCAGCAGTAACTTGTGCTCGTGCTGCTTCTAAACTTTCTTTATTAAGTACATCAGCTTTATAAGCTTTTGCTATATTACCTGACTTTGTGATTTCATTTGCGTAATTTTGTGCATTCTCAATATTTATATCTAAAAGAGCTACCTTAGCTCCACACTCAGCAATTGCACTAGCAAACATACTACAAAGTACTCCGCCAGCTCCAGTAACAACTACTACCTTGTCTTTTAAATCTATATTAAATGGTATTTTCATAATTATTTACTCCTCTTAATATTTATAATTATTTCAATTTCCCAAGTGCTTCCCATATACCTGTAATATAACTTGCACCTAATGCTCGATCATATAACCCATATCCAGGTCTACCAGTTTCGCCCCATATCATTCTTCCGTGATCTGGTCTTAAATAACCTTGAAATTTATTTTTATGTAAAATCTCCATGATTTTAACAATGTCAAGTGAACCACAAGCTGAGAAATGAGCTGATTCCTCAAAACTTCCATCATCTAATATTTTTACATTTCTTACATGCAT is a window encoding:
- a CDS encoding SDR family oxidoreductase, encoding MKIPFNIDLKDKVVVVTGAGGVLCSMFASAIAECGAKVALLDINIENAQNYANEITKSGNIAKAYKADVLNKESLEAARAQVTADFGTCDILINGAGGNNPRATTTNEYYFEGDINKSDITTFFNLDPKGVEFVFNLNFLGTLIPTQVFAQDMLGKEDTSIINISSMNAFTPLTKIPAYSGAKAAISNFTQWLAVHFAKSGIRVNAIAPGFFVTKQNRDLLFNEDGEPTERTAKILNSTPMGRFGESEELVGTLLFLLSKPAASFVTGVVIPVDGGFSAYSGV